The Mytilus galloprovincialis chromosome 4, xbMytGall1.hap1.1, whole genome shotgun sequence genome contains a region encoding:
- the LOC143072184 gene encoding uncharacterized protein LOC143072184 isoform X2, with product MVIFFYRRKWTDLLGISIATYYRIYKLLKKDIMVVEKVRKTHYHNIKGLHAVAFMDNFIDEYGDPSPERDVMLLPDCINIKYMYDEYITIPGLCIKERRFYQLFSENFEKIVSFVKTKNINPCDICMKVKMEMHKLKDAVKKDQLKKDLKVHLDRQRSERRDYYKKKDEACMKSKEVMSIIIDGMDQSKTNIPHFKGWTKPKAYLSFLLKGHTHEDIDQRFSVISHRLRRVNAMTLPQLQKEIESSFHDKPHQEVLACVRDVKSWLDNSLCEMSFHSFQHQFWLYCDRPNHVTLKYRKFSTDSWLPEAGQNQIELFDLDITGNNTIPQGIPKLCQQHYDDNRIEMARHAVMKMKNFLNFQEYTWWMEFLNNPTKSTPKITRWPLTNLLKMHKIIDIPIQLVQTEDPEPSCISEMLESEGLIREIKTRKGKRKRKE from the exons atggtgatttttttttacaggagGAAATGGACTGATCTGTTGGGAATTAGTATTGCCACTTACTACAGGATATATAAACTTTTGAAGAAAGACATAATGGTGGTAGAGAAAGTGAGGAAAACCCATTACCATAATATCAAAG gTCTTCATGCTGTAGCATTTATGGACAATTTTATAGATGAGTACGGAGATCCAAGCCCTGAAAGAGATGTAATGTTATTGCCAGATTGCATTAATATAAAGTATATGTATGATGAGTACATAACTATACCTGGTCTTTGCATAAAAGAAAGACGTTTTTATCAacttttttcagaaaattttgagaaaattgttAGTTTTGTTAAG ACAAAGAATATTAATCCTTGTGACATATGCATGAAGGTTAAAATGGAGATGCATAAATTAAAAGATGCTGTTAAAAAAGATCAgctgaaaaaagatttaaaagttcACCTTGATAGACAAAG gagtgAAAGAAGAGACTATTACAAGAAGAAAGACGAAGCATGTATGAAGTCAAAGGAAGTGATGAGTATTATCATTGATGGAATGGATCAGTCAAAGACTAACATTCCACACTTTAAGGGATGGACTAAACCAAAG GCTTATCTGTCCTTCCTTCTGAAGGGACATACACATGAGGACATTGATCAACGATTTTCAGTAATTTCACACAGATTACGACGGGTTAATGCCATGACACTTCCTCAGCTACAAAAGGAAATAGAATCAAGTTTTCATGATAAACCACACCAGGAAGTGTTAGCATGTGTACGAGATGTCAAATCATGGTTAGACAATTCTCTTTGTGAGATGTCATTCCATTCCTTCCAACATCAGTTTTG gCTCTATTGTGACCGTCCTAACCATGTTACTTTGAAATATAGGAAGTTTTCAACTGATTCTTGGTTGCCTGAGGCTGGCCAAAACCAAATAGAATTGTTTGATTTAGATATAACAGGAAATAACACTATTCCTCAGG gTATACCTAAACTATGCCAACAGCACTATGATGATAACAGGATTGAAATGGCCAGACATGCCGTCATGAAAATGAAGAATTTTTTGAATTTCCAAGAATATACATGGTGGATGGAATTTCTTAACAATCCAACTAAATCCACTCCCAAAATAACCAGATGGCCATTGACAAATTTACTGAAAATGCACAAGATTATAGATATACCAATACAGCTGGTGCAAACAGAGGATCCTGAACCTTCATGCATTTCTGAAATGTTAGAAAGTGAAGGCTTAATAAGAGAA ATTAAGACAAGGAAAGGAAAAAGAAAGAGAAAGGAGTAA
- the LOC143072184 gene encoding uncharacterized protein LOC143072184 isoform X1, translating to MVIFFYRRKWTDLLGISIATYYRIYKLLKKDIMVVEKVRKTHYHNIKGLHAVAFMDNFIDEYGDPSPERDVMLLPDCINIKYMYDEYITIPGLCIKERRFYQLFSENFEKIVSFVKTKNINPCDICMKVKMEMHKLKDAVKKDQLKKDLKVHLDRQRSERRDYYKKKDEACMKSKEVMSIIIDGMDQSKTNIPHFKGWTKPKCGAPALKTHITGCLVHGSQLYLYTDLLQWPHDPNLTITCLVNAITSNTNVLPPKLYVQCDNCGRENKNKYVIGFLGYLCLSGYVKEAYLSFLLKGHTHEDIDQRFSVISHRLRRVNAMTLPQLQKEIESSFHDKPHQEVLACVRDVKSWLDNSLCEMSFHSFQHQFWLYCDRPNHVTLKYRKFSTDSWLPEAGQNQIELFDLDITGNNTIPQGIPKLCQQHYDDNRIEMARHAVMKMKNFLNFQEYTWWMEFLNNPTKSTPKITRWPLTNLLKMHKIIDIPIQLVQTEDPEPSCISEMLESEGLIREIKTRKGKRKRKE from the exons atggtgatttttttttacaggagGAAATGGACTGATCTGTTGGGAATTAGTATTGCCACTTACTACAGGATATATAAACTTTTGAAGAAAGACATAATGGTGGTAGAGAAAGTGAGGAAAACCCATTACCATAATATCAAAG gTCTTCATGCTGTAGCATTTATGGACAATTTTATAGATGAGTACGGAGATCCAAGCCCTGAAAGAGATGTAATGTTATTGCCAGATTGCATTAATATAAAGTATATGTATGATGAGTACATAACTATACCTGGTCTTTGCATAAAAGAAAGACGTTTTTATCAacttttttcagaaaattttgagaaaattgttAGTTTTGTTAAG ACAAAGAATATTAATCCTTGTGACATATGCATGAAGGTTAAAATGGAGATGCATAAATTAAAAGATGCTGTTAAAAAAGATCAgctgaaaaaagatttaaaagttcACCTTGATAGACAAAG gagtgAAAGAAGAGACTATTACAAGAAGAAAGACGAAGCATGTATGAAGTCAAAGGAAGTGATGAGTATTATCATTGATGGAATGGATCAGTCAAAGACTAACATTCCACACTTTAAGGGATGGACTAAACCAAAG tGTGGAGCACCAGCTTTAAAAACCCACATCACTGGATGCTTAGTTCATGGCAGTCAACTCTATCTGTATACAGATTTACTACAATGGCCACATGATCCTAACTTAACTATTACCTGCCTTGTTAATGCAATAACCAGTAATACAAATGTGCTACCCCCAAAACTATATGTACAATGTGACAATTGTGgaagagaaaataaaaacaagtatGTGATAGGATTCCTTGGTTACCTTTGCTTGAGTGGATATGTCAAAGAG GCTTATCTGTCCTTCCTTCTGAAGGGACATACACATGAGGACATTGATCAACGATTTTCAGTAATTTCACACAGATTACGACGGGTTAATGCCATGACACTTCCTCAGCTACAAAAGGAAATAGAATCAAGTTTTCATGATAAACCACACCAGGAAGTGTTAGCATGTGTACGAGATGTCAAATCATGGTTAGACAATTCTCTTTGTGAGATGTCATTCCATTCCTTCCAACATCAGTTTTG gCTCTATTGTGACCGTCCTAACCATGTTACTTTGAAATATAGGAAGTTTTCAACTGATTCTTGGTTGCCTGAGGCTGGCCAAAACCAAATAGAATTGTTTGATTTAGATATAACAGGAAATAACACTATTCCTCAGG gTATACCTAAACTATGCCAACAGCACTATGATGATAACAGGATTGAAATGGCCAGACATGCCGTCATGAAAATGAAGAATTTTTTGAATTTCCAAGAATATACATGGTGGATGGAATTTCTTAACAATCCAACTAAATCCACTCCCAAAATAACCAGATGGCCATTGACAAATTTACTGAAAATGCACAAGATTATAGATATACCAATACAGCTGGTGCAAACAGAGGATCCTGAACCTTCATGCATTTCTGAAATGTTAGAAAGTGAAGGCTTAATAAGAGAA ATTAAGACAAGGAAAGGAAAAAGAAAGAGAAAGGAGTAA
- the LOC143070609 gene encoding uncharacterized protein LOC143070609: MISQSRTRKGKALIGSAKGRIFKKCSKKKSDQIDSGKRNVYSFTSEDSSPLRSMEGKADKKSSTSDDRSPLKATDGRRNLNILPSAESSPVKPTYDLNDAIDVCPILEKTSENTGDGEKISETTGQGEKISETTGQGEKISETTGQGEKISETTGQGGKISETTGQGGKISETTGQGGKISETTENGRKRTSCSSKNEKVDATESKKCTVRLTDIGSIKNLKTYVDKTEKKRKRRNICLKNL, from the exons ATGATTTCTCAATCTCGGACAAGAAAAGGCAAAGCTTTAATAGGATCAGCTAAAG gaagaatatttaaaaagtgttcaaaaaaGAAATCAGACCAGATTGATTCAG GAAAAAGAAATGTATATTCCTTCACAAGTGAAGACAGTTCTCCACTAAGATCAATGGAAG GAAAAGCAGATAAAAAATCCTCAACTAGTGACGACAGATCTCCATTAAAAGCAACAGATG GGAGaagaaatttgaatattttaccaAGTGCGGAAAGTTCTCCAGTAAAACCAACATATG ATTTAAATGATGCTATAGATGTGTGCCCAATTTTAGAAAAGACCAGTGAAAATACTGGAGACGGTGAAAAGATAAGTGAAACTACTGGACAAGGTGAAAAGATTAGTGAAACTACTGGACAAGGTGAAAAGATAAGTGAAACTACTGGACAAGGTGAAAAGATTAGTGAAACTACTGGACAAGGTGGAAAGATTAGTGAAACTACTGGACAAGGTGGAAAGATTAGTGAAACTACTGGACAAGGTGGAAAGATTAGTGAAACTACTGAAAATG GAAGAAAAAGAACAAGTTGTtcttcaaaaaatgaaaaagtggaCGCAACAGAATCCAAGAAGTGCACAGTAAGACTGACTGATATTGGTTCTattaaaaacttgaaaacatATGTAGATAAgacagagaaaaaaagaaaaagaagaaatatatgTCTAAAGAACTTGTAA